The Desulfovibrio desulfuricans DSM 642 genome contains a region encoding:
- the radA gene encoding DNA repair protein RadA, which produces MSKTREIYICSSCGSQTMQWRGQCPNCHEWNTLQATVQPKSAPGGNRPRAATDSSSRPIALRDVEDAGHAPYGSGLKALDRVLGKGLVPGAAILVGGEPGIGKSTLLLQVAGLVAAQGRRVLYASGEESLPQIKGRAERLGMLDHNLMAIATSRVEDVLGAANAAPPALLVVDSVQTLTSLEADGLPGNVSQVRAVATTLLEACRRLSCTLILVGHVTKDGVLAGPRLLEHMVDTVISLEGDRRQMFRLLRVFKNRFGPNEELLVFRMEASGMQIVDDPSTFFLGQRDPSLSGTAVVMAVDGQRPLAVEVQALVSRTFLSIPRRAALGFDVARLHLLLAVLEKRLKLNFGQVDIYAKVGGGMKLSEPGLDLALVAAVLSSYYDVPLPEKSVLWGEVDLNGQVRPVSAQDLRLTQARRLGFDPIVQPAVEQGGISTIAALQQKLFHRK; this is translated from the coding sequence CTCCCGGCGGCAACAGGCCCCGCGCTGCTACGGATTCCTCCAGCCGCCCCATTGCCTTGCGGGATGTGGAAGATGCCGGGCATGCGCCCTACGGCAGCGGCCTGAAAGCCCTTGACCGCGTGCTGGGCAAGGGCCTTGTGCCCGGTGCGGCCATTCTTGTGGGCGGCGAGCCGGGCATCGGCAAATCAACCCTGCTGCTCCAGGTGGCCGGGCTTGTGGCAGCGCAGGGCAGACGCGTGCTCTATGCCAGTGGGGAGGAATCCCTGCCGCAGATCAAGGGCCGGGCCGAGCGGCTCGGCATGCTGGATCATAACCTCATGGCCATTGCCACCTCCCGCGTGGAAGATGTGCTCGGAGCGGCCAATGCCGCGCCGCCAGCCCTGCTGGTGGTGGATTCGGTGCAGACCCTCACAAGCCTAGAGGCCGATGGCCTGCCGGGCAACGTCAGTCAGGTGCGGGCCGTGGCAACAACATTGCTCGAGGCCTGCCGCCGCCTGTCCTGCACCCTGATTCTGGTAGGGCATGTGACCAAGGACGGCGTGCTGGCTGGCCCCCGCCTGCTGGAACACATGGTGGACACCGTTATTTCGCTTGAGGGCGACCGCCGCCAGATGTTCCGCCTGTTGCGCGTGTTCAAAAACCGCTTTGGCCCCAATGAGGAACTGCTGGTCTTTCGCATGGAAGCCTCGGGCATGCAGATTGTGGACGATCCCTCCACGTTTTTTCTGGGCCAGCGCGATCCTTCGTTATCCGGCACTGCCGTGGTTATGGCCGTGGATGGGCAGCGCCCGCTGGCAGTGGAGGTGCAGGCCCTTGTTTCCCGCACATTTTTGAGTATCCCGCGCCGCGCCGCCCTTGGTTTTGACGTGGCCCGCCTGCATTTGCTGCTGGCCGTGCTGGAAAAAAGGCTCAAGCTCAACTTTGGTCAGGTGGATATTTACGCCAAGGTAGGCGGCGGCATGAAGCTGAGCGAGCCGGGGCTTGATCTGGCGCTGGTGGCTGCGGTGCTTTCGTCGTATTATGATGTCCCGCTGCCGGAAAAGAGCGTGCTGTGGGGCGAGGTGGATCTCAACGGACAGGTGCGGCCAGTATCCGCGCAGGATTTGCGCCTCACGCAGGCGCGGCGGCTGGGCTTTGACCCCATTGTCCAACCGGCTGTGGAGCAGGGCGGCATCAGCACCATAGCCGCCTTGCAGCAAAAACTGTTTCATCGCAAGTAA
- a CDS encoding class IV adenylate cyclase: MGLEIERKYLHVNLQTLRQALVDNGAHCLGAHFECNWVFDTAQGALVTGGKLLRLRSQEWQDKTRHLITLKLPAMEDGGFKVREERETEVVDGAALRGILEGLGYTVAARYEKVREPWRMDTVEVELDALPFAQVVELEGRAQDIARVEKRLNLDNAEISIKSYHELHQEWLRQNNKPKQLSFVFDEAQRAHWRTVLGLTDKADVNTDSSRQS, encoded by the coding sequence ATGGGCCTTGAGATTGAACGCAAATATCTGCATGTGAATCTGCAAACCCTGCGTCAGGCGCTTGTGGACAACGGGGCGCACTGCCTTGGCGCGCATTTTGAGTGCAACTGGGTGTTTGACACTGCTCAGGGAGCGCTGGTCACAGGCGGCAAACTGCTGCGTTTGCGCAGTCAGGAATGGCAGGACAAAACGCGCCACCTGATCACGCTCAAGTTGCCCGCCATGGAAGACGGCGGTTTCAAGGTGCGCGAGGAGCGCGAAACGGAAGTTGTCGATGGCGCGGCCTTGCGGGGTATTCTGGAAGGGCTGGGCTATACGGTGGCGGCCCGGTACGAAAAAGTTCGCGAACCATGGCGCATGGACACCGTGGAAGTGGAGCTGGACGCGCTGCCCTTTGCCCAGGTGGTTGAGCTGGAAGGCCGGGCGCAGGATATTGCCAGGGTCGAGAAGCGTCTGAACCTTGACAATGCAGAAATAAGCATCAAAAGTTATCATGAGCTGCATCAGGAATGGTTGCGGCAAAACAACAAGCCGAAACAGCTTTCCTTTGTGTTTGACGAAGCGCAGAGGGCGCACTGGCGCACAGTGCTGGGCCTGACCGACAAGGCCGATGTCAACACGGATTCATCGCGGCAGAGCTGA
- the aat gene encoding leucyl/phenylalanyl-tRNA--protein transferase: MIGAFTALASQFPPPESAREDGLLCLGGDLRPERLVAAYSRGIFPWYSKGMPILWWSPDPRCVMPLEAFRLPARSARKLRLHPFELTHNAAFKQVIRACAAPKDKEGGTWIIDDMMRAYEDLHALGYAHSIEAWRDGELVGGLYGVALGRAFFGESMFHTQAEASRAALAGLVALLRQRGATLLDCQQETPHIMRMGGVMLPRVIFQAELERALAMQTQTGAAQSCATPEMVESGLPFPWLPWGVVYSYSPDGFWAARS, from the coding sequence ATGATCGGGGCATTTACAGCACTGGCCTCTCAATTTCCGCCGCCGGAATCAGCCCGTGAAGACGGATTGCTGTGTCTTGGAGGCGATCTGCGGCCAGAACGTCTGGTCGCGGCCTACAGCCGTGGAATTTTCCCCTGGTATTCCAAGGGAATGCCCATTCTCTGGTGGTCGCCGGATCCCCGCTGCGTCATGCCTCTTGAGGCCTTTCGCCTGCCTGCGCGCAGCGCCCGCAAGCTGCGCCTGCATCCTTTTGAACTGACCCACAACGCCGCCTTCAAGCAGGTTATCCGCGCTTGCGCAGCGCCAAAGGACAAGGAGGGCGGCACCTGGATTATTGACGACATGATGCGCGCTTACGAAGACCTGCACGCCCTTGGCTATGCCCATTCCATTGAGGCCTGGCGTGATGGCGAGCTGGTGGGCGGTCTGTACGGCGTGGCGTTGGGGCGGGCTTTTTTTGGCGAATCCATGTTCCACACTCAGGCCGAGGCCTCGCGCGCCGCGCTGGCAGGGCTTGTGGCCCTGCTGCGCCAGCGCGGAGCAACCTTGCTTGACTGCCAGCAGGAAACGCCGCACATCATGCGCATGGGCGGCGTAATGCTGCCGCGTGTGATTTTTCAGGCCGAGCTTGAGCGCGCCCTTGCCATGCAAACGCAAACAGGCGCTGCGCAAAGTTGCGCAACGCCTGAAATGGTTGAAAGCGGCCTGCCGTTTCCGTGGCTGCCCTGGGGCGTCGTCTACAGCTATTCCCCGGATGGCTTCTGGGCGGCCAGATCGTAA
- the clpS gene encoding ATP-dependent Clp protease adapter ClpS, translating to MSFIPDNQTSGDSRVIVEKKLKEPDRYRVLLHNDDYTSMEFVVSVLCGIFHKTAEEATAIMLAVHQRGVGQCGIYTLEIAEAKVRRVHNTARAAGYPLKCTMEKIH from the coding sequence ATGTCTTTTATCCCCGACAATCAAACCAGCGGCGACAGCCGCGTAATCGTGGAAAAAAAACTCAAGGAACCGGATCGCTACCGGGTACTCCTGCACAATGACGACTATACAAGCATGGAGTTTGTGGTGTCGGTATTGTGCGGCATTTTCCACAAAACCGCCGAAGAAGCCACGGCCATCATGCTGGCGGTACACCAGCGCGGGGTAGGCCAGTGCGGCATATACACCCTTGAAATAGCTGAGGCCAAGGTTCGGCGTGTGCACAACACGGCGCGGGCGGCAGGGTATCCCCTTAAATGCACCATGGAAAAAATCCATTGA
- the clpA gene encoding ATP-dependent Clp protease ATP-binding subunit ClpA, whose product MLSKNVQLVIRDALMEAHRRRHDLLTVEHVLFALTNSMKGRIILEGSGASVPVLREQLEEFFNKELETVSLAEKHEVSQTDSVQRVLERALEHIRSSGRDAVELGDLLISIMDEEESYAHFYLRKQGVERLDVLTFISHGLDEGAGSRGVEAGAEAGDGEAKADPLAQYTVELTARAKEGKIDPLVGRTAELDRAVEVLCRRRKNNPLFVGDPGVGKTALAEGLALRIVEGNVPEMFAKTKLYALDMGLLLAGTRYRGDFEGRLKAVVQKLKEQPDCILFIDEIHTIVGAGSTSGGSLDASNLLKPVLANGEIRCIGSTTYEEYRNHFEKDRALARRFQRIDLTEPTTEECLGILEGLEPRYAQYHHVRYSPAALKAMVDLTSRHVRDRLLPDKAIDVLDETGAAVRLGRGVTPTGKPAKKSGKDAPLVSVADVERIVARMAGIPVRTVSGKERNKLATLEKDLKSLVFGQEKAIELTVRAILRARAGLGQEQRPAGAFLFYGPTGVGKTEVARSLAKLMGVEFLRYDMSEYMEKHSVSRLIGAPPGYVGFDQGGLMTEAVRKAPYSVVLLDEVEKAHPDIFNVLLQVMDYATLTDNTGRKTDFSHVILIMTSNAGAFEMSRPAMGFGGTAPQDAAHKGLKAVENTFSPEFRNRLDALVPFGSLTEPMMLRIVDKFVGEIRTSLEQRGVTLTLMETARKWLARKGFDPSMGARPLRRLLRTELEDRLAHELLFGSLKKGGTAKLTVKGEELALEHEGSAAKGRKPMPVDA is encoded by the coding sequence ATGTTGAGTAAAAATGTTCAGTTGGTCATTCGGGACGCCCTCATGGAAGCCCACCGGCGACGGCATGATCTGTTGACTGTGGAGCATGTGCTCTTTGCGCTGACCAACAGCATGAAGGGGCGCATCATTCTTGAGGGCAGCGGGGCAAGTGTGCCCGTGCTGCGCGAGCAGCTTGAGGAATTTTTCAACAAGGAACTGGAAACCGTTTCCCTGGCGGAAAAGCACGAAGTCTCGCAGACGGACAGTGTGCAGCGTGTGCTTGAACGCGCGCTGGAGCATATCCGCTCCTCCGGGCGCGATGCTGTGGAGCTTGGCGACCTGCTCATTTCCATCATGGATGAGGAAGAAAGCTACGCACACTTCTATCTGCGCAAACAGGGCGTTGAGCGGCTGGACGTGCTGACCTTTATTTCGCACGGGCTTGACGAAGGCGCTGGCTCGCGCGGAGTGGAAGCCGGGGCCGAAGCCGGAGACGGCGAAGCCAAGGCCGACCCTCTGGCCCAGTACACTGTTGAGCTTACGGCCCGCGCCAAGGAAGGCAAGATTGACCCCCTCGTGGGCCGCACTGCGGAGCTTGACCGCGCGGTTGAGGTTCTGTGCCGCCGCCGCAAGAATAATCCCCTGTTTGTGGGCGACCCCGGCGTTGGCAAAACCGCTTTGGCCGAGGGCCTTGCCCTGCGCATTGTGGAAGGCAACGTGCCTGAAATGTTTGCCAAAACAAAGCTCTACGCCCTTGATATGGGCCTTCTGCTGGCGGGCACGCGCTACCGGGGCGACTTTGAAGGCCGCCTCAAGGCAGTGGTGCAAAAGCTTAAGGAGCAGCCCGACTGCATCCTGTTTATTGACGAAATCCACACCATCGTGGGCGCAGGTTCCACCTCTGGCGGCTCGCTTGACGCGTCCAACCTGCTCAAGCCCGTGCTCGCCAATGGCGAAATCCGCTGCATTGGTTCCACCACCTACGAGGAATACCGCAACCATTTTGAAAAAGACCGCGCGCTGGCCCGCCGGTTTCAGCGCATTGATCTTACCGAGCCGACCACAGAAGAATGCCTTGGCATTCTTGAAGGGCTTGAGCCGCGCTATGCGCAGTATCACCACGTGCGTTACAGCCCTGCGGCCCTCAAGGCCATGGTGGATCTTACCTCGCGGCATGTGCGCGACCGTCTGCTGCCCGACAAGGCCATTGACGTGCTGGATGAAACTGGCGCGGCCGTGCGGCTTGGCCGTGGCGTAACGCCTACCGGAAAGCCTGCCAAAAAGAGCGGCAAGGATGCCCCGCTGGTCAGCGTGGCCGATGTGGAGCGCATTGTGGCCCGCATGGCGGGCATACCCGTGCGCACAGTTTCCGGCAAGGAACGCAACAAGCTGGCAACGCTTGAAAAAGACCTCAAGAGCCTTGTGTTCGGGCAGGAAAAAGCCATTGAGCTGACCGTGCGCGCTATCCTGCGCGCCCGCGCCGGGCTTGGGCAGGAGCAGCGCCCCGCAGGCGCATTCCTGTTCTACGGGCCTACGGGCGTGGGCAAAACGGAAGTGGCCCGGAGCCTTGCCAAACTCATGGGCGTGGAATTTTTGCGCTACGACATGAGCGAATACATGGAAAAGCATTCTGTTTCGCGGCTCATCGGCGCGCCTCCAGGCTATGTGGGCTTTGATCAGGGCGGGCTCATGACAGAGGCCGTGCGCAAGGCCCCGTATTCCGTGGTGCTGCTGGACGAAGTGGAAAAAGCCCACCCGGATATCTTCAACGTGCTGCTCCAGGTGATGGATTACGCCACGCTGACGGACAACACCGGGCGCAAGACGGACTTTTCGCACGTTATCCTTATCATGACCTCCAATGCCGGAGCCTTTGAAATGTCGCGGCCCGCCATGGGTTTTGGTGGCACGGCCCCGCAGGATGCGGCGCACAAGGGCCTCAAGGCTGTGGAAAATACCTTCAGCCCTGAATTCCGCAACCGGCTGGACGCTCTGGTTCCCTTTGGCAGCCTCACAGAACCCATGATGCTGCGCATTGTGGACAAGTTTGTGGGCGAAATCCGCACCAGCCTCGAACAGCGCGGCGTAACGCTTACACTTATGGAAACCGCCCGCAAGTGGCTGGCCCGCAAGGGCTTTGATCCCTCCATGGGCGCACGGCCCCTGCGCCGCCTGCTGCGCACGGAGCTGGAAGACCGGCTGGCGCACGAGCTGCTGTTCGGCTCGCTCAAGAAGGGCGGCACCGCAAAACTGACGGTCAAGGGCGAGGAACTGGCCCTTGAACATGAGGGCAGCGCGGCAAAAGGCCGCAAGCCGATGCCTGTAGACGCCTGA